One Orrella dioscoreae genomic window carries:
- a CDS encoding TonB-dependent siderophore receptor — protein sequence MHDRMWAAVALGAALASPQALAQAALPDGGAPRSYAVAAGPLGPVLNQIVTGTGLALSVPPALVEGRMSAGVAATLAPVDALRTALRGTGLVLVATPSGALSVQPAPVPAAGGVTHLAPVSVEAPRLDATSEGTQSYTVRAVSVGKEVVSLREMPQSISVVTRTQMDDQNVVSLGDAMRYVTGIRVLSTSTGVVNLRSRGFRLNNYLIDGMPLRGGQGMWGSALMDMALYDRVEVWRGPAGLLEGAGEPSGTINLARKRAQADAAMRATAMAGSWDRYRAELDTTGSLNEQGTLRGRFVAVYDKRRSFVDTINQESRTVYGTLSYDVDASTTLSAGMTVQRGDSVAFAGLPLMAGGGSPDVSRSTFLGSRHGVKEDRAHSAFLDLERRLENGGTWRTQLNQTVTRNDMARYISNSMIDPVTRLVTIEGARQKSVQINRAVDSYLSLPFQAWGQSHTVTVGANYQVFKGGQIQQRFATWRVPVDAPPQDLRMPEGAIGDPPEPKTIEYGAYANLRLRPVSGVTFLAGARMAWWDNKDPDAPENRQRIDGRFVPNLGLIVDLDDRFSVYASYNRIFSPQTERFVAGGFLSPRTGEQVELGVKGEFLDGQLTGHVAVFRIDDKGRAVDDPQNEDYSLAAGHVRSQGVEAELSGRLTPRWDMTAGYAYTSTRHRDGLPDMLGQPFDSTFPRHQFSLWTRYRLGQEAGRGVFVGGGVRTSSATYAEYSGERYQQGGFSVVSLQAGYAWGPDVSAALTVNNVFDKRYFERYAGGSNRQTYFGEPANVMLTLRGKF from the coding sequence ATGCATGACCGGATGTGGGCCGCCGTGGCCCTGGGGGCCGCGCTGGCCTCTCCCCAAGCGCTTGCCCAGGCGGCACTGCCCGATGGCGGCGCGCCGCGCAGTTACGCCGTGGCCGCCGGCCCCCTGGGGCCGGTGCTGAACCAGATCGTGACCGGCACCGGCCTGGCCCTGTCGGTGCCGCCTGCGCTGGTCGAGGGACGCATGAGCGCGGGGGTGGCTGCCACGTTGGCGCCGGTCGATGCCTTGCGCACCGCCTTGCGTGGCACGGGCCTGGTGCTGGTGGCGACCCCCAGCGGCGCGCTCAGCGTGCAGCCGGCGCCCGTTCCCGCGGCGGGCGGCGTCACGCATCTGGCGCCGGTTTCTGTCGAGGCGCCCCGGCTGGACGCCACGTCGGAAGGCACCCAGTCCTATACCGTGCGCGCCGTGTCGGTAGGCAAGGAGGTGGTGTCGCTGCGCGAAATGCCGCAGTCCATCTCGGTCGTGACACGCACGCAGATGGATGACCAGAACGTCGTGTCGTTGGGTGACGCCATGCGCTACGTCACCGGCATCCGCGTGCTGTCCACCTCGACGGGCGTGGTGAACCTGCGCTCGCGCGGCTTTCGCCTGAACAACTACCTGATCGACGGCATGCCCTTGCGCGGTGGCCAGGGCATGTGGGGCAGCGCGCTGATGGACATGGCGCTGTATGACCGGGTCGAGGTCTGGCGAGGCCCGGCGGGCCTGCTGGAAGGCGCAGGCGAACCCAGCGGCACGATCAACCTGGCGCGCAAGCGCGCACAGGCCGATGCGGCGATGCGCGCCACGGCGATGGCCGGGTCGTGGGACCGTTATCGGGCCGAGCTGGACACCACCGGCAGCCTGAACGAGCAGGGCACCTTGCGCGGCCGGTTCGTGGCGGTATACGACAAGCGCCGCAGCTTCGTCGACACCATCAACCAGGAAAGCCGCACGGTCTATGGCACGCTGTCCTATGACGTCGATGCCAGCACCACGCTGAGTGCCGGCATGACCGTGCAGCGCGGCGACTCGGTGGCCTTCGCCGGCCTGCCGCTGATGGCGGGCGGCGGTTCGCCCGACGTGAGCCGCAGTACCTTCCTCGGTTCGCGCCATGGCGTGAAGGAAGACCGCGCGCACAGCGCCTTCCTCGACCTGGAGCGCCGCCTGGAGAACGGCGGCACGTGGCGCACGCAGCTCAACCAGACCGTCACGCGCAACGACATGGCGCGCTACATCTCCAACAGCATGATCGATCCGGTCACGCGCCTGGTCACCATCGAAGGCGCGCGCCAGAAATCCGTGCAGATCAACCGCGCGGTGGACAGCTACCTCAGCCTGCCTTTCCAGGCCTGGGGCCAGTCGCACACGGTGACGGTCGGCGCGAACTACCAGGTGTTCAAGGGCGGCCAGATCCAGCAGCGCTTCGCCACGTGGCGCGTGCCGGTGGATGCGCCGCCGCAGGACCTGCGCATGCCCGAAGGCGCGATTGGCGACCCTCCCGAACCCAAGACCATCGAATACGGCGCCTATGCCAATCTGCGCCTGCGCCCGGTGAGCGGCGTCACGTTCCTGGCGGGCGCGCGCATGGCCTGGTGGGACAACAAGGATCCCGATGCGCCGGAGAACCGCCAGCGCATCGATGGCCGCTTCGTGCCCAACCTGGGGCTGATCGTCGACCTGGACGACAGGTTCTCGGTGTATGCCAGCTACAACCGGATCTTCAGCCCGCAGACCGAGCGCTTCGTGGCGGGCGGCTTCCTGTCGCCGCGCACGGGCGAGCAGGTCGAGCTGGGGGTGAAGGGTGAGTTCCTGGACGGCCAGCTGACCGGCCATGTCGCCGTGTTCCGCATCGACGACAAGGGCCGCGCGGTGGACGATCCGCAGAACGAGGATTACTCGCTGGCGGCCGGCCACGTGCGCAGCCAGGGCGTCGAAGCCGAGCTCAGCGGGCGGCTGACGCCGCGCTGGGACATGACCGCGGGCTATGCCTATACGTCCACACGCCATCGCGACGGCCTGCCGGACATGCTGGGCCAGCCTTTCGATTCGACGTTCCCGCGCCACCAGTTCTCGCTGTGGACGCGCTATCGCCTGGGTCAGGAAGCCGGGCGCGGCGTCTTCGTGGGCGGCGGCGTGCGCACCTCCAGCGCCACCTACGCCGAGTACAGCGGCGAGCGCTACCAGCAGGGCGGCTTCTCGGTGGTGTCCTTGCAGGCGGGCTATGCCTGGGGGCCGGACGTCTCGGCCGCGCTCACCGTGAACAACGTTTTCGACAAGCGCTATTTCGAACGGTATGCGGGCGGCTCGAATCGCCAGACCTACTTCGGTGAACCGGCGAACGTCATGCTGACGTTGCGCGGGAAGTTCTAA
- a CDS encoding ABC transporter ATP-binding protein, with the protein MMEKGLILDKVVRDFGGVRAVDNVSLSLRPGETLAVVGPNGAGKSTLVQLISGVDRPSSGSITLDGRRIDRLPPERIARLGLGRSFQTSRVFPAMTVWDSVLVGTHMQLLSNGKSGLLDPVREAAGAVLSLPFWRRRRAAQEAAAADVLKLFGDRLWPRRDQPAFSLSYANRRRLEIARVLASRPAYLLLDEPTAGMNPTETGEMTELLEQLPKLFPQIGLLVIEHKLSLVRRIADRVIVLNQGKVLVEDTPDHALDHPEVVEAYIGHPREGRKRSNAHLG; encoded by the coding sequence ATGATGGAAAAAGGCCTGATACTGGACAAGGTGGTGCGCGACTTCGGTGGCGTGCGCGCCGTCGATAACGTCAGCCTGAGCCTGCGACCCGGCGAAACCCTGGCCGTGGTCGGTCCCAATGGCGCGGGCAAGTCCACGCTGGTGCAGCTGATCAGCGGCGTGGACCGCCCGAGCAGCGGCAGCATCACGCTGGACGGCCGCCGCATCGACCGCCTGCCGCCCGAGCGCATCGCGCGCCTGGGCCTGGGCCGCAGCTTCCAGACCTCGCGCGTGTTCCCCGCCATGACGGTGTGGGACAGCGTGCTGGTCGGCACGCACATGCAATTGCTGTCGAATGGCAAGAGCGGCCTGCTCGATCCGGTGCGCGAAGCAGCCGGCGCGGTGCTGTCATTGCCCTTCTGGCGCCGCCGCCGCGCGGCGCAGGAAGCGGCGGCGGCGGACGTACTCAAGCTCTTCGGCGACCGCCTGTGGCCGCGCCGCGACCAGCCCGCCTTCAGCCTCTCGTACGCCAACCGGCGCCGGCTGGAGATCGCGCGGGTGCTGGCCTCGCGTCCGGCCTACCTGCTGCTGGACGAGCCCACGGCGGGCATGAACCCCACCGAGACGGGCGAAATGACGGAACTGCTGGAGCAACTGCCCAAGCTGTTCCCGCAGATCGGCCTCTTGGTCATCGAACACAAGCTCTCGCTGGTGCGGCGCATCGCCGACCGTGTGATCGTGCTCAACCAGGGCAAGGTGCTGGTGGAAGACACCCCCGATCACGCCCTGGATCACCCCGAGGTGGTCGAAGCCTACATCGGCCACCCTCGCGAAGGAAGGAAGCGCTCCAATGCCCACCTTGGATGA
- a CDS encoding ABC transporter substrate-binding protein: MRSFKLLTHVALAATLALPFASPAAAQSGDPLKIGLFAPLTGNVAANGTRFRDGVQLAVEQANAAGGVSGRKLELLVEDDRNLPKEAATIGQKYASTPGVVLAIGTFSTTASVAAAPALSEAHIPQISPSSSHPDYTKASEYTFRNVYRMDQVAKVHADIILKELKAKTVVIPYFQDDWGQFVAKTTKEAVEQAGGKVLLLEPVAPNARDFRPLVSKIKSLNPDAVFLAVHYQEGGVLTQQLRQAGLKTPIGSPDTLSNPRYLELAGESAEGLILYTEFFAGDPKNKAFVDAYTAKFGSAPDQWSARAYDAANVGIAAIRRVAESGKPVTPQAVRDALLNGPAYQGVTGETKYDAQREINKIPTLLQVRNGKYELYKPN; the protein is encoded by the coding sequence ATGCGCTCCTTCAAGCTTCTCACGCACGTCGCCCTGGCCGCCACGCTGGCGCTGCCCTTCGCCTCGCCGGCCGCCGCCCAGTCGGGTGATCCGCTCAAGATCGGCCTTTTCGCCCCGCTGACCGGCAACGTCGCGGCCAACGGCACGCGCTTCCGCGACGGCGTGCAACTGGCCGTGGAACAGGCCAACGCCGCAGGCGGCGTGAGCGGCCGCAAGTTGGAACTGCTGGTCGAAGACGACCGCAACCTGCCCAAGGAAGCCGCCACCATCGGCCAGAAATACGCGTCCACGCCGGGCGTCGTGCTGGCCATCGGCACCTTCTCGACCACCGCCTCGGTGGCCGCGGCCCCGGCCCTGTCGGAAGCCCACATCCCGCAGATCAGCCCCAGCTCCTCGCACCCCGACTACACCAAGGCCAGCGAGTACACCTTCCGCAACGTGTACCGCATGGACCAGGTCGCCAAGGTGCATGCCGACATCATCCTGAAGGAACTCAAGGCCAAGACGGTCGTGATCCCCTACTTCCAGGACGACTGGGGCCAGTTCGTCGCCAAAACCACCAAGGAAGCGGTCGAACAGGCCGGCGGCAAGGTCCTGCTGCTCGAACCCGTGGCGCCCAACGCGCGCGATTTCCGTCCGCTGGTCAGCAAGATCAAGTCGCTGAACCCCGATGCCGTGTTCCTGGCCGTGCACTACCAGGAAGGCGGCGTGCTGACGCAGCAGCTGCGCCAGGCCGGCCTGAAGACGCCCATCGGCTCGCCCGACACGCTGAGCAATCCGCGCTACCTGGAACTGGCGGGTGAGTCGGCCGAAGGCCTGATCCTGTACACCGAGTTCTTCGCCGGCGACCCCAAGAACAAGGCATTCGTGGACGCCTACACCGCCAAGTTCGGCTCGGCGCCCGACCAGTGGTCGGCCCGCGCCTACGACGCCGCCAACGTCGGCATCGCCGCCATCCGCCGCGTGGCCGAGTCGGGCAAGCCCGTCACGCCGCAAGCGGTGCGCGACGCGCTGCTGAACGGCCCCGCCTATCAAGGCGTGACCGGCGAGACGAAGTACGATGCCCAGCGCGAAATCAACAAGATTCCGACGCTGCTGCAGGTGCGCAACGGCAAGTACGAACTCTACAAGCCGAACTGA
- a CDS encoding sigma-70 family RNA polymerase sigma factor codes for MASDIAHPLLHTLFSEHHRWLTARLLRHVQDRHDAEDLCAETFFQLLFHRTDLSAIEHPRGFLMRIGQRLVYRRYRERELERVCMEALAQGAPETAPSPEELALLVEAVAQLDAALYGLPAAARAAFFYSQVDGLGYDEIARRLDVTPRTVARYMKQALQCCLRNGLF; via the coding sequence ATGGCTTCCGATATCGCGCACCCGCTGCTGCACACCCTGTTCAGCGAGCATCACCGCTGGCTGACCGCCAGGTTGCTGCGCCATGTGCAGGACCGGCACGATGCCGAGGACCTGTGCGCGGAGACGTTCTTCCAGCTGCTGTTCCATCGCACCGACCTGTCGGCCATCGAGCACCCGCGCGGCTTCCTGATGCGCATCGGCCAGCGGCTGGTCTACCGGCGCTATCGCGAGCGTGAGCTGGAACGTGTGTGCATGGAGGCGCTGGCGCAGGGCGCGCCCGAAACCGCCCCATCCCCGGAAGAGCTGGCCTTGCTGGTCGAGGCCGTGGCGCAACTGGACGCCGCGCTGTATGGCCTGCCGGCCGCCGCGCGTGCCGCGTTCTTCTACAGCCAGGTCGACGGCCTGGGCTACGACGAGATCGCCCGGCGCCTGGATGTCACCCCGCGCACCGTGGCGCGCTACATGAAGCAGGCGCTGCAATGCTGCCTGCGCAACGGGCTGTTCTGA
- a CDS encoding ABC transporter permease codes for MELFFSQVLNGLAIGQVYALIAIGFSLVFGVANIINFAQGALFMLGAFIAYSALAWFQLPLIAAAAVSVAIVALLGVLLERLALRPLANAAYIAPFLSTLAISTIIDQLAEIIWSPDALPFPAQLGDTTYFIGRAYVTSTDLTIFFVGLAVTVLLTVFLARSWLGRALRATAQDRDAAAQMGIRTTTMGQFAFGLAGALGALSGILVALYFQSVFPQMGLPFGLKGFAAALIGGLASIPGAVVGGLTLGIAETLASAYVGDSYRDAIAFSLLLLILLVRPQGLLGKRTLAGLGGAGAASGAMPSTSLLASASSQRGANRVWSLPPWGLVAAAAVMALLPVIVPQAYVIQASLYGLVFALLAASVTIASGTAGVLSIGHAAFFGVGAYAVGLIARPLGWPMEATLLASAASASLVATVAAIPLLRLSGHTVALGTLAIGQIGGLIFLNWISVTRGPMGIFNIPRPEVWLLGGWAPADASQRYWLTLAIVTGCLVLAERVVSSPIGRAWRAIREDRLAAHTAGLPVKRYLLLAFALSGALAGIAGGLLAYAQTVVSPESFYVDTSILALTMAVLGGLGNITGAVLAGFVLAILPELLRGFSEYRLIAYGIVLLLVLRLRPQGLLGAR; via the coding sequence ATGGAACTCTTCTTCAGCCAGGTCCTGAACGGCCTGGCCATCGGCCAGGTCTACGCCCTGATCGCGATCGGCTTTTCGCTGGTGTTCGGCGTCGCCAACATCATCAACTTCGCGCAGGGCGCGCTGTTCATGCTGGGCGCCTTCATCGCCTATTCGGCGCTTGCCTGGTTCCAGTTGCCGCTGATCGCCGCTGCCGCCGTGTCGGTCGCCATCGTGGCGTTGCTGGGCGTGCTGCTGGAACGCCTGGCGCTGCGCCCGCTGGCCAACGCCGCCTATATCGCGCCCTTCCTGTCGACGCTGGCCATCAGCACCATCATCGACCAGTTGGCCGAGATCATCTGGTCGCCCGATGCCCTGCCCTTTCCGGCGCAGTTGGGCGACACCACCTATTTCATCGGCCGCGCCTACGTCACCAGCACAGACCTGACGATCTTCTTCGTCGGCCTGGCCGTCACCGTGCTGCTCACGGTGTTCCTGGCGCGCAGCTGGCTGGGCCGCGCCTTGCGCGCCACCGCCCAGGACCGCGACGCCGCGGCCCAGATGGGCATCCGCACCACCACCATGGGCCAGTTCGCGTTCGGCCTGGCCGGCGCGCTGGGCGCGCTCAGCGGCATCCTGGTGGCGCTGTACTTCCAAAGTGTCTTCCCGCAGATGGGCCTGCCCTTCGGGCTGAAGGGCTTCGCCGCCGCGTTGATCGGCGGCCTGGCCAGCATCCCCGGCGCCGTCGTGGGCGGCCTGACGCTGGGCATCGCCGAGACGCTGGCCAGCGCCTATGTCGGCGACAGCTACCGCGACGCCATCGCCTTCAGCCTGCTGCTGCTGATCCTGCTGGTCCGCCCGCAAGGCCTGCTGGGCAAGCGCACGCTGGCCGGGCTGGGCGGCGCGGGCGCGGCCTCGGGCGCCATGCCTTCCACCAGCCTGCTCGCCTCGGCCTCCAGCCAGCGCGGCGCCAATCGCGTCTGGTCGCTGCCGCCCTGGGGCCTGGTGGCCGCCGCGGCGGTCATGGCATTGCTGCCGGTGATCGTGCCGCAGGCCTACGTCATCCAGGCGTCGCTGTACGGCCTTGTCTTTGCGCTGTTGGCCGCCAGCGTCACCATCGCGTCGGGGACCGCTGGCGTGCTGTCCATCGGACACGCCGCCTTCTTCGGCGTGGGTGCCTACGCGGTGGGCCTGATCGCCCGCCCGCTGGGCTGGCCCATGGAGGCCACGCTGCTGGCCTCGGCCGCATCCGCCAGCCTGGTCGCCACCGTGGCCGCCATTCCGCTGCTGCGCCTGTCGGGCCACACCGTGGCGCTGGGCACGCTGGCCATCGGCCAGATCGGCGGCCTCATCTTCCTCAACTGGATCTCGGTCACGCGCGGCCCCATGGGGATCTTCAACATTCCCCGCCCCGAGGTCTGGCTGCTGGGCGGCTGGGCGCCCGCCGATGCCAGCCAGCGCTACTGGCTGACGCTGGCCATCGTCACGGGCTGCCTGGTGCTGGCCGAACGCGTGGTGTCCTCGCCCATCGGCCGCGCCTGGCGCGCCATCCGCGAAGACCGCCTGGCCGCGCACACCGCCGGCCTGCCGGTGAAGCGCTATCTGCTGCTGGCCTTCGCGCTGAGCGGCGCGCTGGCCGGCATCGCGGGTGGCCTGCTGGCCTATGCGCAGACCGTGGTGAGCCCCGAGAGCTTCTACGTCGATACCTCGATCCTGGCCCTGACCATGGCGGTGCTGGGCGGACTGGGGAACATCACGGGCGCGGTGCTGGCCGGCTTCGTGCTGGCGATCCTGCCTGAACTGCTGCGCGGTTTCAGTGAATACCGCCTGATTGCCTATGGCATTGTCCTGCTGCTGGTCCTGCGCCTGCGGCCGCAAGGCCTGCTGGGAGCACGATGA
- a CDS encoding class II aldolase/adducin family protein, with protein MQATQETVYRPKQENLYFPAYPKFDSIEAERWHRRQRLAAVCRVFAKFRYEYGFAGHVTVRDPEHPNLYWTNPFAMDFGRVRASDMLLVDHAGTVLEGSWAVNRAGFVLHSAIHEANPDVMASCHAHTTNGMAWAALGRPLDPITQTACGFYEDQALITEEAGAVVVDDKKGHAVAQAFGRAKIAIHQNHGLFSAGRESIEEAAWWFIAAERACEIQLKAEATGSPLKMIDPAAALHSKKHLATPFMAWLHFQPIYDAIVREQPDCLL; from the coding sequence AGGCCGAACGCTGGCACCGCCGCCAGCGCCTGGCCGCCGTCTGTCGCGTGTTCGCCAAGTTCCGCTATGAATATGGCTTCGCGGGCCACGTGACGGTGCGCGATCCCGAGCATCCGAACCTGTACTGGACGAATCCCTTCGCGATGGATTTCGGCCGCGTCCGCGCCAGCGACATGCTGCTGGTCGACCACGCCGGCACCGTGCTGGAAGGCAGCTGGGCCGTGAATCGCGCCGGTTTCGTGCTGCACTCGGCCATCCATGAGGCCAACCCCGACGTGATGGCCTCCTGCCACGCGCACACCACCAACGGCATGGCCTGGGCCGCGCTGGGCCGCCCGCTCGACCCGATCACGCAGACGGCTTGCGGGTTCTACGAGGACCAGGCCCTGATCACGGAAGAGGCCGGCGCGGTGGTGGTCGATGACAAGAAGGGCCACGCGGTGGCCCAGGCTTTCGGCCGGGCCAAGATCGCCATCCACCAGAACCACGGCCTGTTCTCGGCCGGCCGCGAATCGATCGAGGAGGCCGCGTGGTGGTTCATCGCCGCCGAACGCGCCTGCGAGATCCAGCTGAAGGCGGAAGCCACGGGTTCGCCGCTGAAGATGATCGACCCCGCCGCCGCGCTGCATTCGAAGAAGCACCTGGCCACGCCATTCATGGCCTGGCTGCATTTCCAACCCATCTACGACGCCATCGTGCGCGAGCAGCCCGACTGCCTGCTGTAG
- a CDS encoding tripartite tricarboxylate transporter substrate binding protein — translation MIRPLHRGAASAALLLSLCSPALAAWPDDKPIELVVGFAAGGETDILARVLAPYLQKHLSPKANIIVVNKPGASGAIANTYVQRAAKDGYTVAMVNTPPMNFMPLVQATPYDPDQFALIGRVVSDPTLLVARDDSPHASLKDLVAAVKSGKTTATIGQNGLGSNGGVALNLLIQESGAALTEVPFTGTGQSKIALIGGHVDMIFASHTAVPKPESESVKLRILAQFMDKRAPMLPNVPTAKEEGFDVVVPSDRGLAIHKDVQADIRGKLQAALEASLKDPEFLKAANAFADILAYKSGTEWQEDIEAAKAPLEQLAASLKQRGAAR, via the coding sequence ATGATCCGCCCTCTTCACCGCGGCGCTGCATCCGCCGCCCTCCTGCTCAGCCTCTGTTCGCCGGCGCTGGCCGCCTGGCCCGATGACAAGCCCATCGAACTGGTCGTCGGCTTCGCGGCCGGCGGCGAAACCGACATCCTGGCCCGCGTGCTGGCGCCCTATCTGCAGAAGCACCTGTCGCCCAAGGCCAACATCATCGTGGTGAACAAGCCCGGCGCGTCCGGCGCCATCGCCAACACCTATGTCCAGCGTGCCGCGAAGGATGGCTACACGGTGGCCATGGTCAACACGCCGCCCATGAACTTCATGCCGCTGGTGCAGGCCACGCCCTATGACCCCGACCAGTTCGCGCTGATCGGCCGCGTGGTCAGCGACCCGACCCTGCTGGTGGCACGCGACGACAGCCCCCATGCCTCGCTGAAGGACCTGGTGGCGGCGGTCAAGTCGGGCAAGACAACTGCCACCATCGGCCAGAACGGCCTGGGCAGCAACGGCGGCGTGGCGCTGAACCTGCTGATCCAGGAAAGCGGCGCCGCGCTCACGGAAGTACCCTTCACCGGCACGGGCCAATCGAAGATCGCGCTGATCGGCGGCCACGTCGACATGATCTTCGCCAGCCACACGGCGGTGCCCAAGCCTGAGTCGGAATCGGTGAAATTGCGCATCCTGGCGCAGTTCATGGACAAGCGCGCACCCATGCTGCCGAATGTGCCCACGGCCAAGGAAGAAGGCTTCGACGTCGTCGTGCCATCGGATCGCGGCCTGGCCATCCACAAGGACGTGCAGGCGGACATCCGCGGGAAGCTGCAGGCGGCGCTGGAGGCCTCGCTGAAGGACCCCGAGTTCCTGAAGGCGGCCAACGCGTTCGCGGATATCCTGGCCTACAAGTCGGGCACCGAGTGGCAGGAGGACATCGAAGCCGCCAAGGCGCCGCTGGAACAACTGGCTGCCAGCCTGAAGCAACGCGGCGCCGCGCGCTGA
- the fdxA gene encoding ferredoxin FdxA: MPFAVTEACIQCKYTDCVAVCPMDCFFEGPNFLVINPVECIDCSVCVPECPVGAIINVAEATDAQQPIVALNAALSQDPRWTRISKVKEPLPDHAAWRGVPDKLHLLAYPE; the protein is encoded by the coding sequence ATGCCTTTTGCCGTTACCGAAGCCTGCATCCAGTGCAAGTACACCGATTGCGTCGCCGTCTGCCCCATGGACTGCTTCTTCGAGGGACCGAACTTCCTCGTCATCAATCCTGTTGAATGCATCGACTGCTCGGTCTGTGTGCCGGAGTGCCCGGTGGGCGCGATCATCAACGTGGCCGAGGCCACCGATGCGCAGCAGCCCATCGTGGCCTTGAACGCGGCGCTGTCTCAGGACCCGCGCTGGACGCGGATCAGCAAGGTGAAGGAACCGCTGCCCGATCACGCCGCCTGGCGCGGCGTGCCGGACAAACTGCACCTGCTGGCCTATCCGGAATGA
- a CDS encoding FecR domain-containing protein produces the protein MLPAQRAVLSAMAQDEQARALDQAMDWMVRLNSGRAQARDHAAFARWRESSPAHDAAWTRLQERLGQSLRAIEQLDSRLPGQDARIGNLLRQPMRRSALKALLAAVGVGTGAWLADRVVPLGTLTADLQTRTGQRRAFALADGSQLALNARSAVDVDVAAATRQAVLREGDVVARVSPAAERPFLLMARHVSVVARQGRFLVSQGEARTRVFALAETLQLRAAAGGERELLPGRGVTVDALGRWQPVTGSATGAEWEQGYLSASPLPLGEVVAALRRYTPAVLRVSPEAAALPVQASLPLDDVDRALRALVDTQPITVRRYSPWWITLDTQRGA, from the coding sequence ATGCTGCCTGCGCAACGGGCTGTTCTGAGCGCCATGGCGCAGGACGAACAGGCGCGTGCGTTGGACCAGGCCATGGATTGGATGGTGCGGCTGAACTCGGGCCGCGCCCAGGCGCGCGACCATGCCGCCTTCGCACGCTGGCGCGAGTCGTCGCCCGCGCATGATGCCGCCTGGACGCGCCTGCAGGAACGACTGGGGCAGTCGCTGCGCGCCATCGAACAGCTCGATTCGCGCCTGCCGGGACAAGACGCGCGCATTGGCAACCTGTTGCGCCAACCCATGCGCCGCTCCGCGCTCAAGGCCCTCCTGGCCGCGGTGGGCGTCGGCACGGGCGCCTGGCTGGCCGATCGCGTGGTGCCGCTGGGCACCCTGACGGCGGATCTGCAGACCCGCACCGGACAGCGCCGCGCCTTCGCGTTGGCGGATGGCAGCCAGCTGGCGCTGAACGCGAGATCGGCGGTGGACGTGGACGTGGCCGCCGCCACGCGCCAGGCAGTGTTGCGCGAAGGGGATGTCGTCGCACGTGTGTCGCCCGCCGCCGAGCGGCCGTTCCTGCTGATGGCGCGCCATGTCAGCGTGGTCGCGCGGCAGGGACGCTTCCTGGTCAGCCAGGGGGAGGCGCGCACGCGCGTCTTCGCGCTGGCGGAAACCTTGCAACTGCGCGCGGCAGCGGGCGGCGAGCGTGAGCTGCTGCCGGGCCGCGGCGTCACCGTCGATGCCCTGGGCCGCTGGCAGCCCGTGACGGGCTCGGCCACCGGCGCGGAGTGGGAGCAGGGCTATCTGTCCGCCTCGCCCTTGCCGCTGGGCGAGGTCGTGGCGGCGCTGCGGCGCTACACCCCGGCGGTCCTGCGCGTGTCGCCCGAGGCCGCCGCGCTGCCGGTACAGGCCAGCTTGCCGCTGGATGACGTCGACCGCGCCCTGCGCGCGCTGGTGGATACCCAGCCCATCACGGTCCGCCGCTACAGTCCCTGGTGGATCACCCTCGACACCCAGCGGGGCGCGTAG
- a CDS encoding ABC transporter ATP-binding protein yields MPTLDDVVNPAAGAPVRVSVDRIDCHYGAVQALFEVSVDVRQGETVAVLGGNASGKSTTVKSVLGLVKPTRGTVTLDGQRIDGLSPADIIERGVASVPEGRRVFPEMSVYENLLLGAWPRRKEKAAIQASLARAYEAFPRLAERRNQAAGTLSGGEQQMLALARAWVRNPTLVCIDEPSMGLSPKFVDLVYDVLFGWKDQGITILIVEQNARLALELADRAYVLQHGKVVLSGKADDLAADPSVQKAYLGAA; encoded by the coding sequence ATGCCCACCTTGGATGATGTCGTGAACCCCGCCGCCGGCGCGCCGGTGCGCGTGTCGGTGGACCGCATCGATTGCCACTATGGCGCGGTGCAGGCCCTGTTCGAAGTCAGCGTCGACGTGCGCCAGGGCGAGACCGTGGCCGTGCTGGGCGGCAACGCCTCGGGCAAGTCGACCACCGTGAAGTCGGTGCTGGGACTGGTCAAGCCCACGCGCGGCACCGTCACGCTGGACGGCCAGCGCATCGATGGCCTGTCGCCCGCCGACATCATCGAGCGCGGCGTGGCCAGCGTGCCCGAAGGCCGCCGGGTCTTCCCGGAAATGTCGGTCTATGAAAACCTGCTGCTGGGCGCCTGGCCGCGACGCAAGGAAAAGGCGGCCATCCAGGCCTCGCTGGCGCGCGCGTACGAAGCCTTCCCCAGGCTGGCCGAGCGCCGCAACCAGGCCGCCGGCACGCTCTCCGGCGGCGAGCAGCAGATGCTGGCGCTGGCGCGCGCCTGGGTGCGCAACCCCACGCTGGTCTGCATCGACGAACCGTCCATGGGCCTGTCGCCCAAGTTCGTGGACCTCGTCTACGACGTGCTGTTCGGCTGGAAGGACCAGGGCATCACCATCCTGATCGTGGAGCAGAACGCGCGCCTGGCGCTGGAGCTGGCGGATCGCGCCTATGTGCTGCAGCACGGCAAGGTGGTGCTGTCGGGCAAGGCCGACGACCTGGCCGCCGATCCGTCGGTGCAGAAGGCCTATCTGGGCGCGGCCTGA